The Papaver somniferum cultivar HN1 unplaced genomic scaffold, ASM357369v1 unplaced-scaffold_107, whole genome shotgun sequence genome includes a region encoding these proteins:
- the LOC113328041 gene encoding F-box protein At3g08750-like, protein MVRTRKNKKRKLPSLPDDLISVILSKLSVKSICRFKCVCKLWYELFKNTKFIKMHLHDAIENDKFSVLLEYAGGYHEIVDFSSYHMAVETDLPRDTLVGSVLPVDSCNGLIVLSSRKPNGICLWNPSTQEYKKIPISASNYDEHYGLCFDCKTDAYLLFKIVVRFKQYDDSEI, encoded by the coding sequence ATGGTAAGAACTAGaaagaataagaaaagaaaactgCCGAGCCTTCCTGATGATCTTATCTCCGTCATCCTATCGAAGTTATCAGTCAAATCGATCTGTCGGTTCAAGTGCGTTTGCAAACTCTGGTATGAATTGTTCAAAAACACCAAGTTTATTAAGATGCACCTTCATGATGCTATTGAAAACGACAAGTTCAGTGTCCTGCTTGAATACGCGGGTGGATATCATGAGATCGTAGATTTTTCATCTTACCATATGGCTGTTGAAACTGATCTTCCAAGAGATACGTTAGTTGGTTCTGTTCTGCCTGTTGATTCATGCAATGGCCTAATCGTCTTATCCAGCCGGAAACCTAATGGGATATGCTTGTGGAATCCATCAACTCAAGAATACAAGAAAATACCGATATCAGCATCAAACTATGACGAACATTATGGGCTTTGTTTCGATTGTAAAACTGATGCTTACCTGTTGTTCAAAATAGTGGTAAGGTTTAAACAGTATGATGATTCTGAAATTTAG